The following proteins are encoded in a genomic region of Euzebyales bacterium:
- a CDS encoding NAD(P)-dependent oxidoreductase, giving the protein MAVLTSTLDGARVLVTGGSGFIGRSVVAMLRSAGAEVRSVDRHPGEDAITPAVVGDLRHPEVVERVVTDDLDGIVHLAARTSVLASMRHPRETMVDNVEVTAALLERARETGVGRFFFASTNAVTGDVGARTIAEGLPLQPLTPYGATKAACEMLLSGYGASYGMLTCSLRLTNVYGEGMAHKDSFVPRLMRAALSGEYVQVYGDGTQRRDLVNVADVCRAVMLAWEHEVDGPMIVGSGSSISVLDLVDAAREATGHELPVKHVEAKPGEMPAVIVSIDRARSIGYEPRVALVDGLRRVWHEFDGHSHGALPRVPAPDAVRSAMAGR; this is encoded by the coding sequence ATGGCTGTTCTGACATCAACGCTCGACGGCGCCCGCGTCCTCGTGACCGGGGGCTCCGGGTTCATCGGTCGCTCGGTCGTGGCGATGCTGCGCTCGGCAGGAGCCGAGGTCCGCAGCGTCGACCGGCACCCAGGTGAAGACGCAATCACGCCGGCAGTCGTCGGCGACCTGCGCCACCCCGAGGTGGTCGAGCGGGTGGTGACCGACGACCTCGACGGCATCGTCCATCTCGCCGCGCGCACGTCCGTGCTCGCGTCGATGAGGCACCCCCGCGAGACGATGGTCGACAACGTCGAGGTCACGGCCGCGTTGCTCGAGCGCGCCCGCGAAACCGGCGTCGGCCGCTTCTTCTTCGCGTCGACCAACGCGGTGACCGGTGACGTGGGCGCGCGGACGATCGCCGAGGGTCTCCCCCTGCAGCCCCTGACGCCCTACGGTGCCACGAAGGCCGCGTGCGAGATGCTCCTCAGCGGCTACGGCGCCTCGTACGGCATGCTGACGTGCTCGCTGCGCCTGACCAACGTCTACGGCGAGGGCATGGCGCACAAGGACAGCTTCGTGCCACGGTTGATGCGGGCGGCGCTGTCGGGTGAGTACGTCCAGGTCTACGGCGACGGCACCCAGCGACGCGACCTCGTCAACGTCGCGGACGTCTGCCGGGCAGTCATGCTGGCGTGGGAGCACGAGGTCGACGGCCCGATGATCGTCGGGTCGGGATCGTCGATCAGCGTGCTGGACCTCGTCGACGCCGCGCGGGAGGCCACCGGCCACGAACTGCCCGTCAAGCACGTCGAGGCCAAGCCGGGCGAGATGCCGGCCGTGATCGTCTCGATCGACCGTGCCCGCAGCATCGGCTACGAGCCCCGGGTCGCGCTCGTCGATGGCCTCCGCCGGGTCTGGCACGAGTTCGACGGCCACAGTCACGGGGCCCTCCCACGCGTGCCGGCGCCGGACGCGGTACGGTCCGCCATGGCGGGGCGCTGA
- a CDS encoding YbaK/EbsC family protein — MDADALESRVLDVARTLDPDVEAIWIDPDLADTATFCAHYGHAMEESGNCILVRSKTGELRYAACIVQATRRLDLNRHSRLLVGARKASFAGTDETTERTGMVPGGVTPLALPDDVPVFVDAPIMALDRVILGGGGRRLKLRLRPTALEALAQVRVADISRPAPA, encoded by the coding sequence ATGGACGCCGACGCGCTCGAGAGCCGGGTGCTCGACGTCGCCAGGACGCTCGATCCCGACGTCGAAGCCATCTGGATCGATCCCGACCTGGCTGACACGGCCACCTTCTGCGCCCACTATGGCCATGCCATGGAGGAGTCGGGCAACTGCATCCTGGTCAGATCGAAGACGGGTGAGCTGCGCTACGCCGCATGCATCGTGCAGGCGACGCGGCGCCTCGACCTCAACCGGCACTCGCGGTTGCTCGTCGGGGCCCGCAAGGCTTCGTTCGCGGGCACCGACGAGACGACCGAGCGCACCGGGATGGTACCTGGCGGCGTGACGCCCCTGGCCCTCCCCGACGATGTGCCTGTGTTCGTCGACGCGCCGATCATGGCGCTCGACAGGGTGATCCTCGGTGGAGGTGGCCGACGCCTGAAGCTGCGGCTGCGTCCAACCGCGCTGGAGGCGCTGGCGCAGGTGAGGGTCGCCGACATCAGCCGTCCAGCCCCGGCGTGA
- a CDS encoding aminotransferase class IV: protein MLQQFDERNRDLKVNINGRLVHRDEAGVSPFDSAVQGGDAVWEGLRVYDGRVFRLTEHLDRLRASAKAMAFTHIPSHAELTHELARTLAANDMTDDVHVRLTLTRGVKYTSGMDPRLNVEGPTLVIVAEHKAPVYDSSGIRLITSGIRRIPPDCVDQNIHSCNLINSILAKIQANAAGVDDALMLDLAGAVAETNATHVFVVHDGRVLTPRTASCPEGITRAVVLELCAHHGIDAEVRDLSLTDVYRADEMFCTGTMGEVVPVVEVDGRAIGAGDRPVTSRLRGLFAALVATSGTPILR, encoded by the coding sequence ATGCTCCAGCAGTTCGACGAGCGCAACCGGGACCTGAAGGTCAACATCAACGGCCGCCTGGTCCACCGCGATGAGGCAGGCGTCAGCCCGTTCGACTCGGCGGTGCAGGGCGGCGACGCCGTCTGGGAGGGGCTGCGGGTCTACGACGGACGGGTGTTCCGCCTGACCGAGCACCTCGACCGCCTGCGGGCGTCGGCCAAGGCGATGGCGTTCACGCACATCCCCTCCCACGCGGAGCTCACCCACGAGCTCGCGCGGACGCTGGCCGCCAACGACATGACCGACGATGTGCACGTCCGGCTGACGCTGACGCGCGGCGTCAAGTACACCAGCGGCATGGATCCGCGGTTGAACGTCGAGGGACCGACGCTGGTCATCGTCGCGGAGCACAAGGCGCCCGTGTACGACAGCAGCGGGATCCGGCTGATCACGTCGGGGATCCGGCGCATCCCGCCGGACTGCGTCGACCAGAACATCCACTCGTGCAACCTGATCAACTCGATCCTGGCGAAGATCCAGGCGAACGCCGCCGGTGTGGACGACGCGCTGATGCTCGACCTCGCCGGCGCCGTCGCCGAGACCAACGCCACCCACGTGTTCGTCGTGCACGACGGCCGGGTGTTGACGCCCCGGACGGCGTCGTGCCCCGAGGGCATCACGCGGGCCGTGGTGCTGGAGCTGTGCGCGCACCACGGCATCGACGCCGAGGTGCGCGACCTGTCACTGACCGACGTCTACCGGGCCGACGAGATGTTCTGCACGGGCACCATGGGCGAGGTCGTCCCGGTCGTCGAGGTCGACGGCCGGGCGATCGGCGCCGGCGACCGCCCGGTGACGAGCCGTCTGCGCGGCCTGTTCGCTGCTCTCGTCGCCACCTCGGGCACCCCCATCCTCCGCTGA
- a CDS encoding AzlD domain-containing protein, producing MIEPATAWMVIIGGGIVTYLVRAVLLTVAHRARDLPPRVRDGLRMIPPAALAALVAPAVLRPDGGLLLWHPRPLAGLVAAAVAWRTRSVVATLLVGGAALAGLTALGVGA from the coding sequence ATGATCGAGCCGGCGACGGCATGGATGGTGATCATCGGCGGCGGCATCGTGACCTACCTGGTGCGGGCCGTGCTGTTGACCGTGGCGCACCGCGCCCGCGACCTGCCGCCACGTGTGCGCGACGGATTGCGGATGATCCCGCCGGCGGCCCTGGCGGCCCTGGTGGCACCAGCGGTGCTGCGGCCCGACGGCGGGCTGCTGCTGTGGCACCCACGACCGCTCGCCGGCCTGGTCGCCGCCGCGGTCGCGTGGCGCACCCGCAGCGTCGTGGCGACGCTGCTCGTCGGTGGTGCGGCGCTCGCGGGGCTGACGGCGCTCGGCGTGGGTGCGTGA
- a CDS encoding NAD-dependent epimerase/dehydratase family protein — translation MRTLVLGGDGYLGWPTALHLSQSGHDVAVADNFARRQYDYELGVESLVPIETLQTRTRVWEEVSGQRIATYVGDLTDPEFTIEMIRSFRPDTIVHFGEQRAAPYSMIDRSHAVYTQVNNVVGTLNVLFAIGEVDRDIHLVKLGTMGEYGTPEIDIEEGWLDVTHNGRTDRMLFPKRPGSFYHLSKVHDSHNIEFACRIWGLRATDLNQGIVYGCETPETGRDPRLATRFDYDAVFGTVLNRFIIQAVIGHPLTVYGSGGQTRGLIDIRDTAACVRLASEHPAERGDFRVFNQMTESKSVAELAKTVAETYAKDAQIEFLDNPRVEADTHYYNVKHTRLVELGLEPHLLADTLIESLFGVVERHRDRIDERAMRPTVDWRATANPRSAHED, via the coding sequence ATGCGCACGCTGGTTCTCGGCGGAGACGGATATCTCGGGTGGCCCACGGCGCTGCACCTGTCGCAGTCCGGCCACGATGTCGCCGTCGCCGACAACTTCGCCCGCCGCCAGTACGACTACGAGCTCGGTGTCGAGAGCCTGGTGCCGATCGAGACCCTGCAGACGCGCACCCGCGTCTGGGAGGAGGTCTCCGGCCAGAGGATCGCCACGTACGTGGGCGACCTCACCGACCCCGAGTTCACGATCGAGATGATCCGGTCGTTCCGACCCGACACGATCGTGCACTTCGGCGAGCAGCGTGCCGCTCCGTACTCGATGATCGACCGTTCGCACGCCGTGTACACGCAGGTCAACAACGTGGTGGGCACGCTGAACGTGCTGTTCGCGATCGGTGAGGTCGACCGGGACATCCACCTGGTCAAGCTCGGGACGATGGGCGAGTACGGCACCCCCGAGATCGACATCGAGGAGGGGTGGCTCGACGTCACCCACAACGGGCGCACCGACCGGATGCTGTTCCCCAAGCGGCCGGGGTCCTTCTACCACCTGTCCAAGGTGCACGACAGCCACAACATCGAGTTCGCCTGCCGGATCTGGGGGCTGCGCGCCACCGACCTGAACCAGGGCATCGTGTACGGCTGTGAGACGCCCGAGACCGGGCGGGACCCGCGCCTGGCGACGCGCTTCGACTACGACGCGGTGTTCGGTACGGTGCTCAACCGCTTCATCATCCAGGCTGTCATCGGGCATCCGCTCACCGTCTACGGCTCCGGTGGGCAGACCCGCGGGCTGATCGACATCCGCGACACCGCGGCATGCGTCCGGCTCGCGTCCGAGCACCCGGCCGAACGTGGCGACTTCCGGGTCTTCAACCAGATGACCGAGTCGAAGTCGGTCGCCGAGCTGGCCAAGACCGTCGCCGAGACCTATGCCAAGGACGCGCAGATCGAGTTCCTCGACAACCCGCGCGTCGAGGCTGACACGCACTACTACAACGTCAAGCACACCCGGCTGGTCGAGCTCGGCCTGGAGCCGCACCTGCTCGCAGACACGCTGATCGAGTCACTGTTCGGCGTGGTCGAGCGCCACCGTGACCGCATCGACGAGCGAGCGATGCGTCCCACCGTGGACTGGCGCGCTACGGCCAACCCCCGCTCTGCCCACGAGGACTGA
- a CDS encoding DUF1232 domain-containing protein, whose translation MRGWVIAAVVAIATIVLLILGIRALLRGRRVPNKAKLAIAGAVLWLLSPIDPLPESLLGPLGLLDDVAVLVALVRYVLDQVQPPAAGEPVQRRVRDRRAIDATDWRLSDDSGDRR comes from the coding sequence GTGCGTGGCTGGGTGATCGCGGCGGTCGTCGCCATCGCGACGATCGTCCTGCTGATCCTCGGGATCCGGGCGCTGCTGCGTGGCCGGCGGGTCCCCAACAAGGCCAAACTGGCGATCGCCGGCGCGGTCCTGTGGCTGCTGTCGCCGATCGATCCGCTGCCCGAGTCCCTGCTGGGTCCGCTGGGCCTGCTCGACGACGTCGCGGTGCTGGTCGCGCTGGTGCGTTACGTGCTGGACCAGGTGCAGCCGCCCGCCGCGGGCGAGCCCGTTCAACGGCGGGTGCGTGACCGGCGTGCGATCGACGCGACCGACTGGCGGCTGTCCGACGACAGTGGCGACCGCCGCTGA
- a CDS encoding GtrA family protein → MTSRRDTTPASPTGALARLAGLWDRPGVQRFSRYTAGSVVAFGTSNLTFLVLYGLGWTSPQVASVLAFAAGIPVNYVLNRRWAWQRRGRPALRAEVLPYGGVVGLSVVAAAAGTWAADRWLQSVGLPRAVEVLLVDATFIAINGGLFLAKYVLLDRLVFRDRPTTGPPGGRGRRPADSERVP, encoded by the coding sequence GTGACCTCAAGACGCGACACGACGCCGGCGTCCCCGACCGGCGCACTGGCCCGACTCGCAGGTCTGTGGGACAGGCCCGGGGTCCAGCGGTTCTCCAGGTACACCGCGGGTTCGGTGGTTGCCTTCGGCACCAGCAACCTGACGTTCCTGGTGCTGTACGGCCTCGGCTGGACGTCGCCCCAGGTCGCCTCGGTCCTCGCCTTCGCCGCCGGCATCCCTGTCAACTACGTGCTCAACCGCCGATGGGCGTGGCAACGCCGCGGACGCCCGGCGCTGCGCGCGGAGGTGCTGCCCTACGGCGGGGTCGTGGGGCTCAGCGTCGTCGCCGCGGCGGCGGGCACGTGGGCGGCCGACCGCTGGCTGCAGTCCGTCGGCCTGCCCCGGGCGGTCGAGGTCCTCCTGGTCGACGCGACCTTCATCGCGATCAACGGCGGCCTGTTCCTGGCGAAGTACGTCCTGCTGGACCGGCTCGTGTTCCGGGACCGCCCGACGACGGGGCCACCTGGCGGCCGCGGCCGGCGTCCTGCCGACAGCGAGCGCGTTCCCTGA
- a CDS encoding AzlC family ABC transporter permease has protein sequence MPRLGAAYVLTDQAFAVSVTAYRDRDLGPRARLAFYLAGAVVMWLSWQVATATGLLIGTTLPEGLPLDFALPLVFMVLLIPAITDRATAAAATVGGVVAVLGAGLPAGTGLLLGAAAGISTGVVMAAR, from the coding sequence GTGCCCCGGCTCGGCGCCGCGTACGTCCTGACCGATCAGGCGTTCGCCGTCTCGGTCACCGCGTACCGCGACCGCGACCTGGGACCCCGGGCGCGTCTCGCGTTCTACCTGGCCGGCGCGGTGGTCATGTGGCTGTCGTGGCAGGTGGCGACCGCTACGGGACTGCTCATCGGCACGACGCTGCCGGAGGGCCTGCCGCTCGACTTCGCCCTGCCGCTGGTCTTCATGGTGCTGCTGATCCCGGCGATCACCGATCGCGCCACCGCGGCCGCCGCGACGGTCGGTGGCGTGGTCGCCGTCCTCGGGGCAGGGCTGCCGGCGGGCACCGGGCTGCTGCTCGGCGCAGCGGCCGGCATCAGCACCGGCGTGGTCATGGCGGCGCGATGA